A part of Candidatus Binatia bacterium genomic DNA contains:
- a CDS encoding DUF4267 domain-containing protein, translating to MTFAFYLGWAVAAVLVFVGLYALAVPGALADGYGVRSDGHTSSGYVRATGVRDVALGVVLAATAYFHSLPLLVVFSIAGIAVSVTDLAIVWHHGEHKRFHPAHAIHATGIVAFVLIIAMALFAVGR from the coding sequence ATGACGTTCGCCTTCTACCTCGGCTGGGCCGTCGCCGCCGTGCTCGTCTTCGTCGGGCTCTACGCGCTCGCCGTGCCGGGCGCGCTGGCGGACGGATACGGCGTCCGCAGCGACGGCCACACGTCGTCGGGCTACGTTCGCGCGACCGGCGTTCGCGATGTGGCGCTCGGCGTCGTGCTCGCGGCGACGGCATACTTCCACTCGCTGCCGCTGCTGGTCGTTTTCTCGATTGCGGGCATCGCCGTCTCCGTTACCGACCTCGCGATCGTCTGGCATCACGGCGAGCACAAGCGCTTCCATCCCGCGCACGCCATCCACGCGACCGGCATCGTCGCGTTCGTACTCATCATCGCGATGGCGCTCTTCGCCGTTGGCCGCTGA
- a CDS encoding potassium channel protein, which produces MPAPRLSQSLGVAMVLLAAVVLVGTAGYVWLEHWSWFDAFYMTVTTITTIGSGEPAPMDVAGRWWTIGVVAIGFGVLTYTLLRLLTYTLEGRLGSAVWERRTRRRVRKMTDHFILCGFGRVGGEIARILTQEGIAFAIVDINAESLERAAAAGFVTVNGDAANAETLRTAGVERARGLLAAMDNDEANIYVTLSARVLNPNLFIIARANRHDAESKLRLAGASRIISPYQIGGRRMASLAARPTAVELVDTVLYAKNNQLVLEDFTIPEGSPWAGRALSTLAPDECVILALKRDGAMRFRPAPQTPLEARDELVAAGPQEGIRALDQRLHAQNA; this is translated from the coding sequence GTGCCCGCGCCGCGCCTCTCGCAGAGTCTCGGCGTCGCCATGGTGCTGCTGGCGGCGGTCGTTCTCGTCGGCACGGCCGGCTACGTCTGGCTCGAGCACTGGTCGTGGTTCGACGCCTTCTACATGACGGTTACGACGATCACGACGATCGGCAGCGGCGAGCCGGCACCGATGGACGTGGCCGGCCGCTGGTGGACGATCGGCGTCGTGGCGATCGGTTTCGGCGTGCTGACCTATACGCTGCTGCGGCTGCTCACCTATACGCTCGAAGGACGCCTGGGGAGCGCCGTCTGGGAACGGCGAACACGCCGGCGGGTAAGGAAGATGACCGACCACTTCATTCTCTGCGGATTCGGCCGCGTCGGCGGCGAGATCGCGCGCATCCTCACGCAAGAAGGCATCGCGTTCGCGATCGTCGACATCAACGCCGAATCGCTCGAACGCGCGGCCGCCGCGGGCTTCGTGACCGTCAACGGCGACGCGGCAAACGCCGAGACGCTTCGTACCGCCGGCGTCGAGCGAGCGCGCGGTTTGCTCGCCGCGATGGACAACGACGAGGCGAACATCTACGTAACGCTCTCTGCGCGCGTGCTCAATCCCAACCTGTTCATCATCGCGCGCGCGAACCGGCACGATGCGGAGTCGAAACTGCGCCTCGCGGGCGCGAGCCGGATCATCTCGCCGTACCAAATCGGCGGGCGCCGGATGGCGAGCCTCGCGGCCCGGCCGACGGCCGTCGAGCTCGTCGACACCGTGCTCTACGCCAAGAACAACCAACTCGTGCTCGAAGATTTCACGATTCCCGAGGGCTCGCCGTGGGCCGGCCGGGCGCTCTCCACACTCGCTCCCGACGAGTGCGTGATCCTCGCGTTGAAGCGCGACGGCGCGATGCGCTTCCGCCCGGCGCCGCAGACGCCGCTCGAAGCGCGCGACGAGCTCGTTGCCGCCGGACCGCAAGAGGGAATCCGCGCGCTAGACCAGCGCCTGCACGCGCAAAACGCCTAA